Proteins from a single region of Dermochelys coriacea isolate rDerCor1 chromosome 28, rDerCor1.pri.v4, whole genome shotgun sequence:
- the LOC119849383 gene encoding zinc finger protein 883-like — protein MQENYENVTSLAGDAMECEKEEQNSRPENVEQVDKHRELSQRLKRNASRSHEQGKSCETHHRPERKQGNQPGEKEGKLISCQGIHKDLKEMATQQEIFQGKREKTCTKHGENLRDYSAIIKHQRIHTEERPYECSKCEKTFNHSSNLFRHQRIHTGERPYECSKCGKSFTRSSGLFQHQRLHSEERPYECSKCGKSFTRSSGLFQHQRIHIDERPYECNKCGQSFTTRSALSKHQKIHTGVRPYECSECGKTFNRSSNLIRHQRIHTGERPYECSECGKNFTHTSHLIRHQKIHTGERPYECSECGKNFTHTSGLFQHQRIHTGERPYICRECGKRFTTNSALSEHQRIHTGERPYICTECGESFTTRSALSEHQKIHSSVRPYECLECGKTFNRSWTLIRHQRIHTGERPYKCSECGKNFTHKSALSEHQRTHTGERPYECRECGNTFSWHSAHVRHQRNCKGDQDHKNL, from the exons cTGGTGATGCAATGGAGTGTGAGAAAGAAGAGCAGAATTCTCGGCCAGAAAATGTTGAGCAAGTGGATAAACACAGAGAATTATCGCAAAGATTGAAAAGAAATGCATCCAGGAGTCATGAGCAGGGAAAATCCTGTGAGACTCATCACAGACCAGAAAGAAAGCAGGGAAACCAGCCAGGGGAGAAGGAGGGTAAGTTAATTTCATGTCAGGGAATTCACAAGGACCTCAAGGAAATGGCAACACAGCAGGAAATCTtccagggaaagagagaaaaaacatgtACTAAGCATGGGGAAAACTTGCGTGACTACTCAGCCATTATAAagcatcagaggatccacacagaaGAGAGGCCCTACGAATGCAGTAAGTGTGAGAAAACCTTCAATCACAGTTCAAATCTTTTtaggcatcagagaatccacacaggagagaggccctatgaatgcagtaagtgtgggaaaagcttcactcggTCTTCAGGCCTTTTTCAACATCAGAGACTCCACTCAGAggagaggccctatgaatgcagtaagtgtgggaaaagcttcactcgcTCTTCAGGCCTTTTtcaacatcagagaatccacatagACGAGAGGCCCTATGAATGTAATAAGTGCGGGCAAAGCTTCACTACCAGGTCAGCCCTTTCtaaacatcagaaaatccacaccGGCGTgagaccctatgaatgcagtgagtgtggaaAAACCTTCAATCGCAGCTCAAACCTTATtcgacatcagagaatccacacaggggagaggccctatgaatgcagtgagtgtgggaaaaacttcactcACACTTCACACCTTATTAggcatcagaaaatccacacaggagagaggccgtatgaatgcagtgagtgtgggaaaaacttcactcACACTTCAGGCCTTTTTCAACATCAGAGAAttcacacaggggagaggccgtATATATGCcgtgagtgtgggaaaagattCACTACCAACTCAGCCCTTTctgaacatcagagaatccacacaggtgagAGGCCGTATATATGCACTGAGTGTGGGGAAAGCTTCACGACCCGTTCAGCCCTTTCtgaacatcagaaaatccacTCCAGCGTGAGACCCTAtgaatgccttgagtgtgggaaaaccttcaatcGCAGCTGGACCCTTATtaggcatcagagaatccacacaggggagaggccctataaatgcagtgagtgtgggaaaaacttcactcACAAATCAGCCCTTTCtgaac atcagagaacccacacaggggagaggccctatgaatgTCGTGAGTGTGGGAATACCTTCTCTTGGCACTCAGCCCACGTTAGGCATCAGAGAAACTGCAAGGGAGATCAAGAccataaaaacctctag